Proteins encoded by one window of Clostridium perfringens:
- a CDS encoding ABC transporter ATP-binding protein — translation MSVAIRVKDLTKKYKLYQKRSERLANAFGKEKNIKEFYALKGVSFEISKGECVGIIGHNGAGKSTLLKLLTGVAFPTSGEIEINGRLASMLELGSGFNPELTGMENIYFNGSLNGLTKEEIDGKLKDILEFADIGNFIEQPVKNYSSGMFARLAFAVAINVDPDILIVDEILSVGDVGFQVKCMEKFNEFKKKGKTILYVSHGLGTVKKFCDRAIWLQKGEVVDDGNSVIVVERYYNLNFNPANIEQLKDHKSDIINSIVVKSNTKNVEYLEKLDLEVEYDLISNDLKDPNIVLEFRKTDYEPGTTRGNDQFVCGINSKDNIKNIPFNLGVNKLKVSLNKVNLVAGVYYIDFVLRDGEEEVYRKINGYSFTLNDKYRGEGFLILGHSWGN, via the coding sequence ATGTCTGTTGCTATAAGAGTTAAAGACTTAACTAAAAAATATAAGTTATATCAAAAGAGATCTGAAAGATTAGCGAATGCTTTTGGTAAAGAAAAGAATATAAAAGAATTTTATGCTTTAAAGGGCGTTTCTTTTGAGATAAGCAAGGGAGAATGTGTTGGTATTATCGGTCATAATGGGGCCGGTAAATCAACACTTTTAAAATTACTAACAGGAGTGGCTTTCCCTACTTCTGGAGAGATTGAGATAAATGGAAGATTAGCATCTATGCTAGAATTGGGGTCAGGATTTAATCCTGAGCTTACTGGTATGGAAAATATTTATTTCAATGGTAGTTTAAATGGTTTAACTAAGGAAGAGATAGATGGAAAATTAAAGGATATACTTGAGTTTGCTGATATAGGTAATTTTATAGAGCAACCAGTAAAAAATTATTCAAGTGGTATGTTTGCTAGATTAGCATTTGCCGTTGCTATTAATGTAGACCCTGACATATTGATAGTTGATGAAATTTTATCCGTTGGAGATGTTGGTTTCCAAGTTAAATGTATGGAAAAGTTCAATGAATTTAAGAAAAAGGGAAAAACAATACTTTATGTTTCTCATGGACTTGGAACAGTGAAAAAGTTCTGTGACAGAGCAATTTGGCTTCAAAAAGGTGAAGTTGTAGATGATGGGAATTCTGTAATTGTAGTAGAGAGATATTATAATTTAAATTTTAATCCTGCTAATATAGAACAATTAAAAGATCATAAAAGTGACATAATAAATAGTATAGTAGTTAAATCTAATACAAAAAATGTAGAATATCTTGAAAAATTAGATTTAGAGGTTGAATATGATCTTATTTCAAATGACTTAAAAGACCCTAACATAGTTTTAGAGTTTAGAAAAACTGACTATGAGCCAGGTACAACTAGAGGAAATGATCAGTTTGTTTGTGGTATAAATAGTAAAGATAATATAAAAAATATTCCTTTTAATTTAGGAGTTAATAAGTTAAAAGTGTCTTTAAATAAGGTTAACTTAGTTGCTGGAGTTTATTATATTGACTTTGTTTTAAGAGATGGTGAAGAGGAAGTATATAGAAAAATAAATGGATATAGTTTTACTTTGAATGACAAGTATAGAGGAGAAGGTTTCTTAATACTGGGGCATTCTTGGGGTAATTAA
- a CDS encoding HAD family hydrolase: MLSNIKGVIFDLDGTLVDSMGVWAKIDSDYLTDLGLEVPKNLKEEITHLGFKEVAKYFKKRFNIASSEEEIMKTWHDMAYVEYKNNIKLKPGAREFLEQLKESNIKIGLATSNSYPLLEVCLKSNDIFHLFDSITITGEVPRGKDFPDVYLLAAERLGLEPKECAVFEDILPAVKGALSAGMKVFAVEEHTVSEEEKSQIKEIVHEYIDSFNDLLVN, translated from the coding sequence ATGCTTAGCAATATAAAAGGTGTAATCTTTGATTTAGATGGAACTTTAGTTGATTCAATGGGAGTATGGGCTAAAATAGATTCTGATTACCTAACTGATCTTGGTCTTGAAGTTCCTAAAAACCTTAAAGAAGAAATCACTCATTTAGGCTTCAAAGAAGTTGCTAAATATTTTAAAAAAAGATTTAATATAGCAAGTTCAGAAGAAGAAATAATGAAAACTTGGCATGATATGGCTTATGTAGAGTATAAAAATAATATAAAACTTAAACCTGGTGCAAGAGAATTTCTTGAGCAATTAAAAGAATCTAACATAAAAATAGGATTAGCTACTAGTAACTCTTATCCTTTACTAGAAGTTTGCTTAAAATCAAATGATATCTTTCATTTATTCGATTCAATAACAATAACAGGTGAAGTACCTAGAGGAAAGGATTTTCCTGATGTTTACTTGTTAGCTGCTGAAAGATTAGGATTAGAGCCTAAAGAGTGTGCAGTTTTTGAAGATATCTTACCAGCAGTTAAAGGAGCTCTTAGTGCTGGAATGAAAGTTTTTGCAGTAGAAGAACATACTGTTTCTGAAGAAGAAAAATCACAAATCAAAGAAATTGTACATGAATACATAGATTCATTTAATGATTTACTTGTAAATTAA
- a CDS encoding glycosyltransferase: MSVGRIARRTTEVLKEDGLIEVIKRVLRYIKRRIKDKLDNNALTYRKNYEEANAIFHKILKKEKFKAVVVFDSRVGWNIPLFQRSQHMANELTDDGYLYFYRTSEQFDPHVKTVEKLKDRLYLVNMANFALQNAMFDLLKEYKGHKFLSLYSTDVYLDEQYIKEKYIDNGFKIIYEYIDELSDEISGHLPDFVYDRHKNIIEDKSNIAVGSADKLIEEIEEIRGKENVAMITNGVQYDHWQYRSDEVPEKLKDIVSKGNPIIGYFGALAKWFDYELLKKVAKERPNYEIVLIGFLYDNSFKDSKIDELENVHYLGIVDYKELNQYSQYFTISTIPFLLNDITESTSPVKLFEYMAMGHPIVTTDMRECRKYKSVLIGKSHEDFIEKLDFALTLDKKDEYYNYLKEEALANTWREKAAILDRLIEKNI; this comes from the coding sequence ATGAGCGTAGGTAGAATTGCTAGGAGAACAACGGAAGTTCTTAAAGAAGATGGTTTAATAGAAGTTATAAAGAGAGTTTTAAGATATATAAAAAGACGTATTAAAGATAAATTAGATAATAATGCATTAACCTATAGAAAAAATTATGAAGAGGCTAATGCTATATTTCATAAGATATTAAAAAAAGAGAAATTCAAAGCGGTAGTAGTTTTTGATTCAAGAGTTGGATGGAATATTCCTTTATTCCAACGTTCTCAACATATGGCAAATGAGCTTACTGATGATGGATATCTTTATTTCTATAGAACTTCAGAGCAGTTTGATCCGCATGTAAAGACTGTTGAAAAGCTGAAGGATAGACTTTACTTAGTTAACATGGCTAATTTTGCTTTACAAAATGCTATGTTTGATCTTCTTAAGGAGTATAAAGGTCATAAATTCTTATCTCTTTATTCAACAGATGTTTATTTAGATGAACAATATATTAAAGAGAAATACATTGATAATGGTTTTAAAATAATATATGAATATATAGATGAACTTTCAGATGAAATATCAGGACACTTACCTGATTTTGTATATGATAGACATAAGAATATTATAGAAGATAAGAGTAATATAGCTGTAGGGTCAGCAGATAAGCTTATAGAAGAAATAGAAGAGATTAGAGGAAAAGAAAATGTTGCAATGATAACAAATGGAGTTCAATATGATCATTGGCAATATAGAAGTGATGAGGTTCCAGAAAAATTAAAAGATATAGTAAGCAAAGGAAATCCTATAATAGGATATTTTGGAGCTTTAGCAAAATGGTTTGATTATGAATTACTTAAAAAAGTAGCTAAAGAAAGACCTAATTATGAGATTGTATTAATAGGATTTTTATATGATAACAGCTTTAAAGATAGTAAAATAGATGAACTTGAAAATGTTCATTATTTAGGTATTGTTGATTATAAGGAATTAAATCAATATTCTCAATACTTCACAATATCAACTATACCATTTTTATTAAATGATATAACTGAGTCTACAAGTCCAGTTAAACTTTTTGAATATATGGCAATGGGGCATCCTATAGTTACTACTGATATGAGAGAATGCAGAAAGTATAAGTCAGTATTAATAGGAAAAAGCCATGAAGATTTTATAGAAAAACTAGACTTTGCATTAACTCTTGATAAAAAAGATGAGTATTATAACTATCTAAAAGAAGAAGCTCTAGCAAATACTTGGAGAGAAAAGGCAGCTATACTAGATAGATTAATTGAAAAAAACATTTAA
- a CDS encoding ABC transporter ATP-binding protein, with protein MEKAIEVKNLCKNYRVYDSKSSRIRNIINPFAKKEVKEFKALTDVSFHVNKGEIVGIIGNNGAGKSTLLKILTGVSFPSSGEVNVNGRVSSLLELGTGFNPELTGEENIYFNGSLMGLTQDEIDKVKDNIIEFADIGEFINQPVKSYSSGMYARLAFAVAININPDILIVDEILSVGDVGFQKKCMDKFNEFKEAGKTVLYVSHGLETVQTFCERAIWLEKGRVVDIGPSFDIVEKYYDKLMKSDDKEELETGKFVELINVEILDDKKVYKKGESIEFLVEYEVFNPSVKNAGITIEMRKAYREPCEYRNADQFIFSVNSNVDEFTIPWKKGRNKITFKIDSLDVKEGIYYLDAIFSESQNLVALETQEDVVSFEVKNEGESEGFVFLDSTWT; from the coding sequence ATGGAAAAGGCAATAGAAGTAAAAAATCTTTGTAAAAATTACAGAGTTTATGATTCAAAATCAAGTAGAATAAGAAACATAATAAATCCTTTTGCAAAAAAAGAAGTTAAAGAGTTTAAAGCCTTAACTGATGTTTCTTTTCATGTAAATAAGGGTGAAATAGTAGGTATCATTGGAAATAATGGTGCTGGTAAATCTACTTTGTTAAAAATATTAACAGGAGTTTCATTTCCATCATCAGGAGAAGTTAATGTTAATGGAAGAGTATCTTCTCTTTTAGAATTAGGAACTGGTTTTAATCCAGAGCTTACTGGAGAAGAAAATATATATTTTAATGGAAGTCTCATGGGATTAACTCAAGATGAAATTGATAAGGTAAAGGATAATATTATAGAGTTTGCTGATATTGGAGAATTTATAAATCAACCAGTAAAAAGTTACTCAAGTGGTATGTATGCTAGATTAGCCTTTGCCGTTGCTATAAATATTAATCCAGATATACTTATTGTAGATGAGATATTATCCGTTGGAGATGTTGGATTCCAAAAAAAATGTATGGATAAGTTTAATGAATTTAAAGAGGCTGGTAAAACAGTTCTTTATGTATCACATGGCCTTGAAACTGTTCAAACCTTCTGTGAAAGAGCTATATGGCTTGAAAAAGGAAGAGTAGTTGATATTGGACCATCCTTTGATATAGTTGAAAAATATTATGATAAGCTTATGAAAAGTGATGACAAAGAAGAGCTTGAAACAGGAAAGTTTGTTGAGCTTATCAATGTGGAAATATTAGATGATAAAAAAGTTTATAAAAAGGGCGAATCTATAGAATTTTTAGTTGAATATGAGGTGTTTAATCCATCAGTTAAAAATGCTGGTATTACTATTGAAATGAGAAAGGCATACAGAGAGCCTTGTGAGTATAGAAATGCAGATCAGTTTATATTCTCAGTAAATAGTAATGTTGATGAATTCACTATACCTTGGAAAAAGGGAAGAAATAAAATTACTTTTAAAATTGATTCTCTAGATGTTAAGGAAGGAATTTATTATTTAGATGCTATATTTTCAGAAAGCCAAAATCTTGTTGCTTTAGAAACACAAGAAGACGTAGTTTCATTTGAGGTTAAAAATGAAGGAGAGTCTGAAGGTTTTGTATTCTTAGATTCTACATGGACATAA
- a CDS encoding [Fe-Fe] hydrogenase large subunit C-terminal domain-containing protein, which translates to MNKKYDSLFKELISSYYSEDNFDEKLNDIVKNNFNSKEDAIDVLSSLCGVDIDKNSDNIAYDIRKAITTHKIKKNIVDKVSVCTKNCSKESKGKCQSLCPFDAILTDPIDNSKYIDPNLCQNCGICVQVCESGHFLDRIELLPIIDLIKNNETVIAAVAPAIAGQFGENVSLDMLREAFIKIGFSDMIEVAFAADMLSIKEAVEFNHHVEKTGDILITSCCCPMWVAMLRKCYTDLVKDVSPSVSPMIAAGRVIKKLNKDAKVVFIGPCIAKKAEAREKDLVGAIDYVLTFEELKGIFEALKIDPSSMKGVPSIEYTSRGGRLYARTGGVSEAINDVVKELYPDKAKIFKAVQANGVKECKELLNKVQSGELKANFIEGMGCVGGCVGGPKRIVDPSIGKKHVDEVAYNSPIKVATHSHTMDEVLLRLGINSLKSFEDKEKISIFEREF; encoded by the coding sequence ATGAATAAAAAGTATGACTCTTTATTTAAAGAACTTATCTCTTCATATTATTCAGAAGATAACTTTGATGAAAAATTAAATGATATAGTAAAAAATAATTTTAATAGTAAAGAAGATGCTATTGATGTTCTTTCATCCCTATGTGGAGTTGATATAGATAAAAACTCAGATAATATTGCTTATGACATAAGAAAAGCTATAACAACACACAAAATCAAAAAAAATATAGTTGATAAAGTTTCTGTATGTACAAAAAACTGTTCAAAAGAAAGTAAAGGTAAATGTCAAAGCCTTTGTCCCTTTGATGCAATACTGACTGATCCTATAGATAATAGTAAATATATAGATCCAAATCTATGTCAAAATTGTGGTATATGTGTTCAGGTATGCGAAAGTGGTCACTTCTTAGATAGAATTGAACTTCTTCCTATTATTGATTTAATAAAAAATAATGAGACTGTAATTGCCGCAGTAGCTCCTGCTATAGCTGGACAATTTGGTGAAAATGTCTCCTTAGATATGCTAAGAGAAGCATTTATAAAAATAGGCTTCTCAGATATGATTGAAGTTGCCTTTGCCGCTGATATGCTTTCAATTAAAGAAGCTGTTGAATTTAATCATCATGTAGAAAAAACTGGAGATATATTAATAACATCTTGCTGTTGCCCTATGTGGGTGGCCATGTTAAGAAAGTGTTATACGGATTTAGTAAAGGATGTCTCCCCTTCTGTTTCACCTATGATAGCTGCTGGGAGAGTAATAAAAAAATTAAATAAAGATGCTAAGGTAGTTTTTATAGGTCCCTGTATAGCTAAGAAAGCTGAAGCAAGAGAAAAAGACTTAGTTGGTGCTATAGATTATGTCTTAACCTTTGAAGAATTAAAGGGTATATTTGAAGCATTAAAAATAGATCCATCATCTATGAAAGGTGTTCCCTCTATAGAATACACCTCTAGAGGTGGAAGGCTTTACGCTCGAACTGGAGGGGTATCAGAGGCCATAAATGATGTGGTTAAAGAACTCTATCCTGATAAAGCTAAGATATTTAAGGCAGTTCAAGCTAATGGAGTTAAAGAATGTAAAGAACTCTTAAATAAAGTTCAATCTGGTGAATTAAAAGCAAACTTTATTGAAGGTATGGGATGTGTTGGAGGATGCGTTGGTGGTCCTAAAAGAATAGTAGATCCTAGCATAGGTAAAAAACACGTTGATGAAGTTGCTTATAATTCGCCAATAAAAGTTGCTACTCATAGCCATACTATGGATGAAGTCCTATTGAGATTAGGAATAAATTCATTAAAATCTTTTGAGGATAAAGAAAAAATATCTATTTTTGAAAGAGAATTCTAA
- a CDS encoding glycosyltransferase, which translates to MSLKRSLKNLLRPILKPMLLKYREKGHEDQKQVFFDEITGAIKNGNYDAIIIFDVYFGFEVKMFQRPQHIALNLAKENVLYFYKASPYVDKDIKTYKKMEENLYLVNTDLYWLQECLIDIVSQSGVPAFGQIYSTSFVEYDSWLKKFTDRNFKIIYEYVDDLSDDIAGFKISDEIKASHKRMLEDTEKVYVVTTADKLYQEAKELRGENKLALVTNGVQYEHFANIDCKKIPDKMKNIVNSKKKIIGYFGALASWFDYDLIKELAEEFKDDYEIVLIGIDYDQSLGKSGILKLDNVHYLGTINYNELPTYSKFFNVSIIPFVVNEITEATSPVKLFEYMALGKPIVTTALPECRKYESPLVSDSHEDFINNIKKAAELENSKEYIELLRKEGNQNTWRQKAKDIKELILNS; encoded by the coding sequence ATGAGTTTAAAAAGAAGTTTAAAAAATTTATTAAGACCTATATTGAAGCCAATGTTGCTTAAATATAGAGAAAAAGGACATGAAGATCAAAAACAAGTATTCTTTGATGAAATAACTGGTGCAATAAAGAATGGAAATTATGATGCTATAATTATATTTGATGTTTACTTTGGATTTGAGGTTAAAATGTTCCAAAGACCTCAACATATAGCTTTAAATCTAGCTAAGGAAAATGTTTTATATTTTTATAAAGCATCACCTTATGTTGATAAGGATATTAAAACTTACAAGAAGATGGAAGAAAATCTTTACTTAGTTAACACAGATTTATATTGGTTACAAGAATGTTTAATAGATATAGTATCTCAAAGTGGAGTTCCTGCCTTTGGTCAAATATATTCAACTTCATTTGTTGAATATGATAGCTGGTTAAAGAAGTTTACAGATAGAAACTTTAAAATAATATATGAATATGTTGATGATTTATCAGATGATATTGCTGGATTTAAAATATCAGATGAAATTAAAGCAAGTCATAAGAGAATGCTTGAAGATACAGAAAAAGTTTATGTGGTAACTACTGCAGATAAGCTTTACCAAGAAGCTAAAGAGTTAAGAGGAGAAAATAAATTAGCTCTTGTAACTAATGGAGTTCAATATGAGCATTTTGCTAATATTGATTGCAAAAAGATTCCTGATAAGATGAAAAATATTGTTAATAGTAAGAAAAAGATAATAGGATATTTTGGAGCCTTAGCTAGTTGGTTTGATTATGATTTAATTAAAGAGCTTGCAGAAGAATTTAAAGATGATTATGAAATAGTTCTTATAGGAATAGATTATGATCAATCTTTAGGAAAGAGCGGAATATTAAAATTAGACAATGTTCATTATTTAGGAACTATTAACTATAATGAACTTCCAACATATTCTAAGTTCTTTAATGTTTCTATAATTCCTTTTGTGGTAAATGAAATAACAGAAGCTACTTCGCCAGTAAAATTATTTGAATATATGGCTTTAGGTAAGCCTATAGTTACAACAGCTTTACCAGAGTGTAGAAAATATGAATCACCTTTAGTAAGTGATTCACATGAAGATTTCATAAATAACATTAAGAAAGCTGCTGAGTTAGAGAATTCTAAGGAATATATAGAATTACTTAGAAAAGAAGGTAATCAAAATACTTGGAGACAAAAGGCAAAGGACATTAAGGAGCTTATACTAAACTCTTAA
- a CDS encoding glycosyltransferase, which produces MSNIFEVMLKKNIGDFTYEEKRELNNWLIENLKLKELIYSGLELTKVINEDGEETAYYENKITEEDILSGNFNELCSKTSKYIDDAISSILFEGQFNCFYEKIKSILELEDFDEIIVFHASFGWNIEMKQRPQHLAEALSKKKVLYIYRSDVKNDNIYSIKKIKDNLYVLNLDMYSLNMAFFEAIKSINKPKFLHVYATCLNSVDYEKIKTYMDKGFKVIYDFVDELSSEISGYNITSKVIEDHEKLLRDKENVLVVSTAKKLKDIANKFRGENENNILAPNAVNLEDFKNHGNEIGEKIQPIVNKRKPIIGYYGALAKWVDYKLIEELAKEREDYEIVLIGMDYDGSYNQSNLKDYSNISYLGMIDYRDLINYSRYFDVCIVPFIKNDITDSTSPLKIFEYMALEKPIVTTDINECKNYESCLISKDYDEFIKNIDKALKLEVDNKEYFNILRRESEENTWDNRAELIKEAIKNLE; this is translated from the coding sequence ATGAGTAATATTTTTGAAGTTATGTTAAAAAAGAATATTGGAGATTTTACATATGAAGAGAAAAGGGAATTAAATAACTGGCTTATAGAAAATTTAAAACTTAAAGAACTTATATATTCTGGATTAGAACTTACTAAAGTTATTAATGAGGATGGGGAAGAAACAGCATACTATGAGAATAAAATAACCGAAGAAGATATTTTATCAGGAAATTTCAATGAATTATGTTCTAAGACATCTAAATATATAGATGATGCTATAAGCTCAATATTATTTGAGGGGCAATTTAATTGTTTTTATGAAAAGATTAAAAGCATATTGGAATTAGAAGACTTTGATGAAATTATTGTTTTTCATGCTTCCTTTGGATGGAATATAGAAATGAAACAAAGACCTCAACATTTAGCAGAGGCATTAAGTAAAAAGAAAGTATTATATATATATAGAAGCGATGTAAAAAATGATAACATTTATTCAATTAAAAAGATAAAGGACAATTTATATGTTCTTAATTTAGATATGTATAGTTTAAATATGGCATTTTTTGAGGCAATAAAATCAATTAATAAGCCTAAATTTTTACATGTTTATGCTACATGTTTAAACTCAGTTGATTACGAAAAGATAAAAACATATATGGATAAAGGCTTTAAAGTCATATATGATTTTGTAGACGAGTTATCTAGTGAAATAAGTGGATATAACATAACTTCTAAAGTGATAGAGGATCATGAAAAACTCTTGAGAGATAAAGAAAATGTATTAGTTGTTTCAACTGCAAAAAAATTAAAAGATATTGCAAATAAATTTAGGGGAGAAAATGAAAATAATATTTTAGCTCCTAATGCTGTTAATTTAGAAGATTTTAAAAATCATGGAAATGAAATAGGTGAAAAAATTCAGCCTATAGTTAATAAAAGAAAGCCTATAATAGGTTATTATGGAGCTTTAGCTAAGTGGGTTGATTATAAATTAATTGAAGAATTAGCAAAGGAAAGAGAAGATTACGAAATAGTTTTAATAGGAATGGATTATGATGGGTCTTATAATCAAAGTAATCTAAAAGATTATTCAAATATATCTTATCTTGGTATGATTGATTATAGAGATTTAATAAACTATTCAAGATATTTTGATGTGTGCATTGTACCTTTTATAAAAAATGATATAACAGACTCCACATCACCATTAAAAATATTTGAGTATATGGCTTTAGAAAAGCCCATAGTAACTACTGATATAAATGAGTGTAAAAATTATGAATCTTGTTTGATTTCAAAGGATTATGATGAGTTTATAAAAAATATTGATAAGGCATTAAAGCTAGAAGTAGATAACAAAGAATATTTTAATATCTTAAGAAGAGAATCTGAAGAAAATACCTGGGATAATAGAGCTGAATTAATAAAAGAGGCTATTAAAAACCTAGAATAA